GCAGAGAGGACGCGAATTACCTTACCGTTTGCTTCCCGACACGAACGCGGCCCGACTGATAAACCGAATACTGCGATAGCAAATCGGCTTCGGGGCGCGAGAGCAAGGGCTCTCGACGGAGCGTGCAGGTATCGAGACTGGTGGTTCGACCCGCGAAGCCAGCGAGTTGCAGATTCTCAGACCAGTAGTGAAGTCAATCAGCCAGTGCACGGCGCGCAGAGAGCGACCGGGAATCCACTCGCGAAACGGGCCGAGTGATATCGGGGCAACTGACGAGTGTCGGATTCGTCGCTGATCTCCGAAATCGTCTGCCGGCCACATCGTGCCGGAGGAGTCGCCGCGAGCGACCACCCCAGCTACGACAGTCAGACCCTGGAGCACCGTCGCCACGGTACCGACGAACGCGGAGACGCGTCGCCGTAAGCGAGGTTCCCGAGCGGCCAGGTGTAGCATGCCCACCAGTCACGCCCCGGAACAAACGAATCCCGAGGCCGTCTCTGCGTCCACGGTGCGAGTTTCGTATCGCGTATAGTGATTTATCCCGGGGCGACGGGTAGACTCCGGCTCCCCGGGCCGAAGCGCCAGCGATAAACCGGACCACCGGCGAGAGGTAGCCATGGACCTGTTCCGGCGGTTCTCCGGGGAGCGAGACGAGCCCGACCGGGTGGGCGTGTTCGTCGACGGCCCCAACGTCTTCCGCAGCGAGTTCGACGTGGACCTAGACGACATCCGCCAGATCGGCGAGTCGTACGGACCACTCGCGGCGACACGGCTCTACGTCGACGAGAACGCCTCGCCGGGGCTCATCCAGGCGGCCGAGGCCAGGGGGTTCGAAGTGGTGACGACGAGCGGGGACGTCGACGTTCGGCTGGCCGTGGACGCGACGGAAGCGGTCGTTGCGGACCGCATCGACGTCCTCGTCGTCGCCTCTCGAGACACTGATTTCAAGCCGGTCCTCGAGGTCGCCGCCCGCGAGGGCGTCACGACGGTCGCGCTCGCGCCGGGCGAGCACGGGCGGTCCGACGCGCTGCAGAACGCCGCCCACGACGCGCTCTCGCTTCGAGGCGACGTCGAATAGCGGAACGGGAACTGCTTTTGCCGTGGCGGACGCTGCGCCAGACATGGACATCGACGACACGCCGGTGCTTGACAACCACCTGCATCTGGACCCGGTCAACGGGCGCGGGGTCGAGGCCGTCGCGGAGTTCGCCGACCAGGGGGGCACACACCTGCTCGTCTTGAACAAGCCCTCGTGGATGCTCGTCGAAACAGCGACGGACGAGGCGACGTTCCGCGAGGGGTTCGACCTCACCGTCGAGGTCACCCGCGACGCGACCGACTACCTGGACGGCCGGGCGTGGCCAGTGCTCGGCGTCCATCCGGCGCTCGTCTCGAAAGCTCGTCGACGACGGGTACACCCCCCGAAGGGGCCCGCGACATCATGCAGGCCGGGCTGGACGTCGCCGCCGAGTACGTCGCCGACGGGACGGCACTGGCGCTGAAGACGGGGCGACCGCACTACGACGTCGACGACGCCGTCTGGGCGGCGTCGAACGAGGTGATGCGATACGGGTTCGAACTCGGCGCCGAACACGACTGTGCCGTCCAGTTGCATACCGAAGGCGGGGAGGACTTCGAAGCGGTCGCTCGGTGGGCCGAAGCCGCAGGGATGGACCGCCGACAGGTGGTGAAACACTACTCCGGCGGCCGCCTCCAGGGACCGACCAAGTCCGTCCTGGCCGACAAGGACGAACTCGAACTCGCTGTGGAGGCGGGTGACCCGTTCCTGATGGAGACCGACTACATCGACGACCCCGAGCGACCCGGCGCGGTGCTCGGGCCGAAGACAGTCCCCCGGCGCGTCCGGTGGCTGCTCGAAGCGGGACACGACGACGCCGTCCGGACCGCACACGTCCAGACACCGAAGGACGTCTACGGTATCGACACGGAAGCGGCCCTGGACCGACCCTGACGGCCGCGGTACTGAGAACGGGCCGTCGTGACCAATCTATATAGATATATTTTGTGATGACTGTGGAACGGTACCATGGGTACTGCTATATGAGTTCACACCGGAAGGTCAAGCAGACAAAGATCTCGTAAAACCAGAGTACTGTGGTGAATTACACGGATATCGCTATAGCGAAGCGCCAGTACTCAGTCCGAACTGTGCCCCGCCAATCGGCGTTTCGGTTGCGCCCACAGAAGACGGCCACTGCCGCGACGCTGCGTTTCATATATATTCTCAGCCAGATTTATAGTCGGTGGGGGATGATAGTGAGATACATGGAGACACGCAAGGTCCAGGTCACGGGCGGGTCGACGTACACAGTCTCGCTACCCAAGGAGTGGGCGACCGAGAACGGAGTCAGTGCGGGCAGCGTCGTCGAGTTCCACGACGAGGAGGACCTCCTGTTGCTGTCCCCGCGCCGCGAGGATGACCGGGTCGAGGGGACGCTCGACGTGAGCGCGATGACCGAACCACACGAGCTCAAGCGAGCGGTGATGACCATGTACGTGAGCGGGTTCGACGTGATTCGGCTGGAGGCGCCCCGAATCACGGCCGAACAGCGCCGCACCGTCCGTGACGCCACACAGGGGCTGGTCGGGCTCGAGGTCATCGAGGAGACGGCCGACCACATCGTGCTCCAGGACCTGCTCGACTCCTCGGAGCTGTCGGTCCACAACGCAATCACCCGGATGCGACTGGTCTCGCTGACGATGCTCGCGGACGCCGTCGAGGCGCTCGTCGAGGACGACGACGACCTCGCCGAGGATGTCATCCACCGCGACGAGGACGTCGACCGCCTCTGGTATATGGTCTCACGGGTCTTCCGGACGGTCCTCCGGAACCCCACCGCAGCCAACGAGATCGGGTTCCCGCGCGAGACGGTGTTCGACTACCAGTCGAGCGCCAGACAGCTCGAACGCATCGCCGACCACGCGACGAAGATCGCCAACCTCGCGCTGGACGTCGGGGAGATATCCGGCGAGACCGCGGCGCTCCTCGAGCGCCTGAAAGACGAGGCGACGGCCGTCCCGGAGAAGGCGATGGACGCGCTCCTGACCGACGACTCCGAGGAGGCGGTCGAACTGGCCAACGAGGCCCGCGGTGAGATACGCGCCGTCGACGACACGGCTCGCGAGGTCGACACCGAAATCCGGGAGTTCGACCCGCAGAGCGCCCAGTTGCTCGGCCTGGTCGTCGACTCGCTGTCCCGCACGGCAGACTACGGGGGCAACATCGCCGAGAGCGCACTGCAGAAAGCCGCGCCGCGACCCTGAATCCGTGGGTCGTACTCAGTCGTAGAACCGTTCCAATGCCGATGCGGCCCCGTCCCTCGTCTTCAGATACTTCCGGTCGCCGTCGGGCGTCTCTACCGCGTACTCGTAGGTCTCGCTGTCCGGGACGTACCAGTGATCGGCGTGCCGGTCGAGCGTGTTCTCGGGAGCGAGGCCGCCGTTCGGCGTCGGGTCGGCAACAACGTCGGTTCCGTCTGCCGAGTCTTTCACACCGCTCTCGGTCGCGTCCACGAGCAGGTCGCCGTCAACCGGATAGTCGGCCAGGACGCCGGTCGACACCTCCTCGTGGCGGCCGGCCTTCATCGCTTCGCGCATCAGTATCT
This DNA window, taken from Haloarcula ordinaria, encodes the following:
- a CDS encoding phosphate uptake regulator PhoU translates to METRKVQVTGGSTYTVSLPKEWATENGVSAGSVVEFHDEEDLLLLSPRREDDRVEGTLDVSAMTEPHELKRAVMTMYVSGFDVIRLEAPRITAEQRRTVRDATQGLVGLEVIEETADHIVLQDLLDSSELSVHNAITRMRLVSLTMLADAVEALVEDDDDLAEDVIHRDEDVDRLWYMVSRVFRTVLRNPTAANEIGFPRETVFDYQSSARQLERIADHATKIANLALDVGEISGETAALLERLKDEATAVPEKAMDALLTDDSEEAVELANEARGEIRAVDDTAREVDTEIREFDPQSAQLLGLVVDSLSRTADYGGNIAESALQKAAPRP
- a CDS encoding NYN domain-containing protein, which gives rise to MDLFRRFSGERDEPDRVGVFVDGPNVFRSEFDVDLDDIRQIGESYGPLAATRLYVDENASPGLIQAAEARGFEVVTTSGDVDVRLAVDATEAVVADRIDVLVVASRDTDFKPVLEVAAREGVTTVALAPGEHGRSDALQNAAHDALSLRGDVE